A genomic window from Sparus aurata chromosome 14, fSpaAur1.1, whole genome shotgun sequence includes:
- the LOC115595685 gene encoding ovarian cancer G-protein coupled receptor 1-like — translation MEDVYISISLDGSFNTNNVTFSFSDDTGVFFIRDVLTYIIVSIGLPLTLLAIYALYLLVRNDHVAPIYVINLLITDLFQLCCMIVWLTRDKNLLVTVIFIGIYDHCMGASVCFMVCVAMERYLVIAHPLWYRFRRTIKSSVAICVVAWVLPVVIVLFPSVIPYFFLLPFPLFIFFLVGTVRALCASISVPSDEKRRIVGTLVLVLLIYTLLFLPYIILILIVGISHLSGLALLPVLLSPLADLLLYVFMKKGIIDKFLASVCCCRMDSNDISTVDSNDTRRMDSNAVSRMESNETISTSV, via the exons ATGGAAGATGTCTACATTTCCATCTCACTGGATGGAAGCTTTAATACCAACAACGTCACCTTcagtttctctgatgacacggGAGTTTTCTTCATCAGGGATGTTCTGACATACATCATCGTTTCTATCGGACTTCCTCTCACCCTCTTGGCGATTTATGCTCTGTATTTACTG GTGCGTAATGATCATGTTGCTCCGATCTACGTCATCAACCTTCTCATCACAGACCTCTTTCAGCTCTGCTGCATGATTGTTTGGCTGACACGAGATAAAAATCTGCTTGTAACCGTCATCTTCATTGGGATATACGACCATTGTATGGGGGCCAGCGTTTGCTTCATGGTGTGTGTCGCAATGGAGAG GTATTTGGTTATCGCCCACCCACTGTGGTACCGCTTCAGACGAACCATCAAGAGCTCTGTGGCCATCTGTGTTGTCGCCTGGGTCCTTCCTGTTGTCATAGTCTTGTTTCCAAGTGTGATACCTtacttctttcttcttcccttcCCATTGTTCATATTCTTCCTGGTCGGGACTGTTAGAGCTCTGTGTGCTTCCATCTCCGTACCCTCTGATGAAAAACGACGAATTGTGGGAACTTTGGTTCTGGTGCTGCTTATTTACACTCTGTTGTTCCTGCCCTACATTATTTTGATACTGATAGTGGGAATTAGCCATCTCTCTGGCCTGGCTTTATTGCCTGTCCTGCTGAGTCCCCTCGCAGACTTATTACTATATGTTTTCATGAAGAAGGGGATCATAGACAAGTTTTTGgcctctgtgtgttgttgcagaATGGACAGTAATGATATCAGCACAGTAGACAGCAACGATACACGCAGAATGGACAGCAATGCTGTCAGCAGAATGGAGAGCAATGAGACTATCAGTACATCAGTGTGA
- the LOC115595942 gene encoding ovarian cancer G-protein coupled receptor 1-like: MEDFYMNNTVEGSFDYVGHVDHVDHVDHSDYVEVYFIRDVLTYIIVSIGLPLILMAIYALYFLARDDHVAPIYIINLLITDLFQLCSMIFWPARDQNQLISIIFPIYCYSVGVSVGFMVCVAMERYLVIAHPLWYRFRRTIKSSVVICVVVWVLPVFMLAFPSVIPYFLLLPFPLLIFFLVGTVKALSASISVPSDEKRRIVGTLVLVLLIYMLLFLPYITSILTVGYESLLNQASFPVLLSPLADLFLYVFMKKGIIDKFLASVCCCRMDSNDISRAGSNDISTVDSNDTRRMDSNAVSRIESNETISTSV, translated from the exons ATGGAAGATTTCTACATGAACAACACAGTGGAAGGAAGCTTTGATTACGTTGGTCACGTTGATCATGTTGATCACGTTGATCACAGTGATTACGTTGAAGTTTATTTCATCAGGGACGTGCTGACATACATCATCGTTTCTATTGGACTTCCTCTCATCCTCATGGCGATTTATGCTCTGTATTTTCTG GCGCGAGATGATCATGTTGCTCCGATCTACATCATCAACCTTCTCATCACAGACCTCTTTCAGCTCTGCAGCATGATTTTTTGGCCGGCACGAGATCAAAATCAGCTAATATCCATTATCTTTCCTATATACTGCTATTCTGTTGGTGTCAGTGTTGGCTTCATGGTGTGTGTCGCAATGGAGAG GTATTTGGTTATCGCCCACCCACTGTGGTACCGCTTCAGACGTACCATCAAGAGCTCTGTGGTCATCTGTGTTGTCGTCTGGGtccttcctgttttcatgttagCATTTCCAAGTGTGATACCTTActtccttcttcttcccttccCATTGTTGATATTCTTCCTGGTCGGGACTGTTAAAGCTCTGTCTGCTTCCATCTCTGTACCCTCTGATGAAAAACGACGAATTGTGGGAACTTTGGTCCTGGTGCTGCTTATTTACATGCTGTTGTTCCTGCCCTACATTACTTCGATCCTGACAGTGGGATATGAAAGTCTACTCAATCAGGCTTCATTCCCTGTCCTGCTGAGTCCCCTCGCAGACCTATTTCTATATGTTTTCATGAAGAAGGGGATCATAGACAAGTTTTTGgcctctgtgtgttgttgcagaatggacagcaatgatatcagcagagcaggcaGTAATGATATCAGCACAGTAGACAGCAACGATACACGCAGAATGGACAGCAATGCTGTCAGCAGAATAGAGAGCAATGAGACTATCAGTACATCAGTGTGA